The following coding sequences are from one Burkholderia stabilis window:
- a CDS encoding DUF3156 family protein, translated as MKAALARWRAAPDAPPPGHRPGAIAARVLTDLRAVRDADGVGHPAARLPNGVRVSVDERVERQFLMHTVSVKVSTAARGPAAQGSARVRQTGWLRRTGIDATPEPGCDPGFADTLAALIAEPSLADALRPLHLTDCAIDARDGCWTLAIVPFGGSEVVNRMPSFRRYVRLTGEQAAGLSAACLAFETALRRILRG; from the coding sequence GTGAAGGCCGCGCTTGCCCGGTGGCGCGCGGCGCCCGATGCGCCGCCGCCCGGCCATCGGCCCGGCGCGATCGCCGCGCGCGTGCTCACCGATCTGCGTGCGGTGCGCGATGCCGATGGCGTCGGCCATCCGGCGGCGCGGCTGCCGAACGGCGTGCGTGTGAGCGTCGACGAGCGTGTCGAGCGCCAGTTCCTGATGCATACGGTCAGCGTGAAGGTGTCGACGGCCGCTCGCGGCCCGGCCGCGCAGGGCAGCGCCCGCGTACGGCAGACCGGCTGGCTGCGCCGCACGGGTATCGACGCGACGCCCGAGCCGGGATGCGACCCCGGATTCGCCGATACGCTGGCCGCGCTGATCGCGGAGCCGTCGCTGGCCGACGCGCTGCGGCCGCTGCACCTGACCGACTGCGCGATCGACGCGCGCGACGGCTGCTGGACGCTCGCGATCGTGCCGTTCGGCGGCAGCGAGGTCGTGAACCGGATGCCGTCGTTTCGCCGCTACGTCCGCCTGACCGGAGAGCAGGCCGCCGGGCTGTCGGCGGCCTGTCTTGCATTCGAAACCGCACTACGCAGGATTTTGCGCGGGTAA
- a CDS encoding helix-turn-helix domain-containing protein encodes MLFQSRSHEDVHDHGLAIAGWHQVYRQMTPGRFRGTVTQVLYDDFHFFRETTNRRVAQTGLAPAGRTSLAVPLSVPLAGTFQGQPIDGYALLALRAGEDFEFHTPEGMGLVGISAASDMVDELCEAEFGASGARKLRHVTRLSDAQGVALGVRLSALIDDAQRNPGHLEYAATRKMFRDAMLGMFLDALEQGIGVERRDITHATYSDIVSRCEKHLRDRPEEPVTVLELCRALRCSRRTLQTSFQRVADVTPVGYLRTIRLNAVRRMLRTTSVQQLGVGEAAASWGFTHLGYFAREYRDLFGELPSQTTRPE; translated from the coding sequence ATGTTGTTCCAGTCACGCTCACACGAAGACGTGCACGACCACGGGCTCGCGATCGCGGGCTGGCATCAGGTCTACCGCCAGATGACGCCGGGCCGCTTCAGGGGCACGGTGACGCAGGTGCTGTACGACGATTTTCACTTCTTCCGCGAAACGACCAACCGGCGCGTCGCGCAAACCGGGCTCGCGCCGGCCGGCCGCACGTCGCTCGCGGTGCCGCTGTCCGTGCCGCTCGCAGGTACTTTCCAGGGCCAGCCGATCGACGGATATGCATTGCTCGCGCTGCGCGCCGGCGAGGATTTCGAATTCCACACGCCGGAAGGGATGGGGCTCGTCGGGATCAGCGCGGCATCCGACATGGTCGACGAGCTGTGCGAAGCCGAATTCGGCGCATCCGGCGCGCGCAAGCTGCGGCACGTGACGCGGCTGTCCGACGCGCAGGGCGTCGCGCTCGGCGTGCGGCTGTCGGCGCTGATCGACGATGCGCAGCGCAACCCGGGCCACCTCGAATACGCGGCCACCCGCAAGATGTTCCGCGACGCGATGCTCGGCATGTTCCTCGATGCGCTCGAGCAGGGTATCGGCGTCGAGCGCCGCGATATCACGCATGCGACCTACAGCGACATCGTGAGCCGCTGCGAGAAGCATCTGCGCGACCGGCCCGAAGAACCCGTCACCGTGCTCGAACTGTGCCGCGCGCTGCGCTGTAGCCGCCGCACGCTGCAAACGAGCTTCCAGCGCGTGGCCGACGTCACGCCGGTCGGCTATCTGCGCACGATCCGGCTGAACGCGGTGCGTCGCATGCTGCGCACGACGTCGGTGCAGCAGCTCGGTGTCGGCGAGGCCGCCGCGAGCTGGGGTTTTACGCATCTCGGTTATTTCGCGCGCGAATATCGCGACCTGTTCGGCGAACTGCCTTCCCAGACGACGCGCCCCGAATGA
- a CDS encoding LacI family DNA-binding transcriptional regulator, producing MNDKERKPWVTASDVAVRAGVSRSAVSRAFSPTASIAPQTRERVMVAARALGYQVNLIARDMITQRSSMIGVVTAGFENPFRARLLSDLMAALGQRALTPLVTNAEDPRQVRQSLEQLLSYRIAGLVMTSASPPLSVAQQYLEHRIPVVMINRDANLPGADVVVSDNAAGAVHAAQRLVRAGARRLAFVGPRGASYSARARADAFEHAIGRGDAFDAALARVLDTPSDTHACGVDAARQLFAAGERPDGVFCSSDLLALGLIDAARNEFGLHVPDDLRVIGFDDIPAAEYDAYRLTTLRQDTRGLAHAAIDMLADRMQTFDGPSRTRVVPVTQVVRHSCE from the coding sequence ATGAATGACAAGGAAAGAAAACCGTGGGTGACCGCGTCGGACGTCGCGGTGCGGGCCGGCGTCTCGCGCTCGGCGGTGTCGCGCGCGTTCTCGCCGACGGCGAGCATCGCGCCGCAGACGCGTGAACGCGTGATGGTCGCGGCGCGCGCGCTCGGCTACCAGGTCAACCTGATCGCGCGCGACATGATTACGCAGCGCAGCAGCATGATCGGCGTCGTGACGGCCGGGTTCGAGAATCCGTTCCGCGCGCGGCTGCTGTCCGACCTGATGGCCGCGCTCGGGCAGCGCGCGCTCACGCCGCTCGTGACCAACGCGGAAGATCCGCGCCAGGTCCGGCAATCGCTCGAACAGTTGCTCAGCTACCGGATCGCGGGCCTCGTGATGACGTCCGCATCGCCGCCGCTGTCGGTGGCGCAGCAGTATCTCGAACACCGGATTCCCGTCGTGATGATCAATCGCGACGCGAACCTGCCGGGTGCGGACGTCGTCGTCAGCGACAACGCGGCGGGCGCCGTCCATGCGGCGCAGCGGCTCGTGCGGGCCGGCGCGCGCCGGCTCGCGTTCGTCGGGCCGCGCGGCGCGAGCTACAGCGCGCGTGCGCGCGCCGATGCGTTCGAGCATGCGATCGGGCGCGGTGACGCGTTCGATGCCGCGCTCGCGCGCGTGCTCGACACGCCGTCCGACACCCACGCGTGCGGCGTCGACGCCGCGCGGCAGCTGTTCGCGGCCGGCGAGCGCCCGGATGGCGTGTTCTGTTCGTCCGACCTGCTCGCGCTCGGCTTGATCGACGCCGCGCGCAACGAATTCGGGCTGCACGTGCCGGACGACCTGCGCGTGATCGGCTTCGACGACATCCCGGCCGCCGAATACGACGCGTATCGGCTCACGACGCTCCGGCAGGACACGCGCGGCCTCGCGCATGCGGCAATCGACATGCTCGCCGACCGGATGCAGACCTTCGACGGCCCGTCGCGCACGCGCGTCGTGCCGGTGACTCAAGTCGTGCGGCACAGCTGCGAATAA
- a CDS encoding phosphatidylinositol-specific phospholipase C, giving the protein MIPSSHDTCMPSADWMSALDDARPLHTLTLPGSHDTCAYTVDDRLVRTQRAPLDAQLAHGVRLLDIRCRHVRDAFDIHHGGIALGMTFDDVLASCTRFLDAHPRECIVMSVKDEWPAHACTRAFDATFDAHRARHPRLRWHAGGALPALGDVRGAIVLLRRFRGSRPLGIDLTAWPDNATFAIDHPDGAFVIQDEYRVPVAASIGWKWRAIDALLTHLPSPDSGRWAINFCSGTGMGANPFVVAHGDGRVQGIHARLAERLREQRGPCGAMLLDFCDDDDWALVRALIECNDHAPAPGAWRRPFRC; this is encoded by the coding sequence ATGATTCCTTCGAGCCACGATACGTGCATGCCGTCTGCCGACTGGATGTCGGCGCTCGACGACGCGCGGCCGCTGCATACGCTGACCCTACCGGGCAGTCATGACACCTGTGCGTATACGGTCGACGATCGGCTCGTGCGCACGCAGCGCGCGCCGCTCGATGCGCAGCTCGCGCACGGCGTGCGGCTGCTCGACATCCGCTGCCGGCACGTGCGCGACGCGTTCGACATCCATCACGGCGGTATCGCGCTCGGCATGACGTTCGACGATGTGCTGGCCAGCTGCACGCGTTTTCTCGACGCCCATCCGCGCGAATGCATCGTGATGTCGGTGAAGGACGAATGGCCGGCGCACGCGTGCACGCGTGCCTTCGACGCGACGTTCGACGCGCATCGCGCGCGGCATCCGCGGCTGCGCTGGCACGCGGGTGGCGCGTTGCCGGCGCTCGGCGACGTGCGCGGCGCGATCGTGCTGCTGCGGCGTTTTCGCGGCAGCCGGCCGCTCGGCATCGACCTGACTGCGTGGCCCGACAACGCGACCTTCGCGATCGATCATCCCGATGGCGCGTTCGTGATCCAGGACGAATATCGCGTGCCGGTGGCCGCGTCGATCGGCTGGAAGTGGCGGGCGATCGATGCGTTGCTGACGCACCTGCCGTCGCCGGACAGCGGCCGCTGGGCGATCAATTTCTGCAGCGGAACGGGGATGGGCGCGAATCCGTTCGTGGTCGCGCACGGCGACGGCCGTGTGCAAGGCATCCACGCGCGGCTGGCCGAACGATTGCGCGAGCAGCGCGGCCCGTGCGGCGCGATGCTGCTCGACTTCTGCGACGACGACGACTGGGCGCTCGTGCGCGCGCTGATCGAATGCAACGATCACGCGCCGGCGCCGGGTGCGTGGCGCCGGCCGTTTCGCTGTTAG
- a CDS encoding APC family permease, whose amino-acid sequence MSGWSGITGAAGDTPAGTPAETGGGTALKAGAVGFPTALASAVGLIMASPVILTATSGFGMGGWAFAVAMIIAFVMMQAQATTFSEAAAMLPTAGSVYDYLSCGLGRFWAITGTISAYFLVHVFAGTAETILSGIMALVNFESLNAAFEKHNSSWLVGVALVVTFAITNIIGIKVFSKLEIVLTAGMWLSLMIFGILGLAAAPAVHLDGWFGGSEVGTSVPAVLSLVGMAMFMFVGCEFVTPLAPEMKTPGKTIPRAMALGLVGVAICMFLYGAAIRRQVANVPVSPDGLTHLLDTPGAIPAFALQVLGPFGRIWFGIAFLCAGAATINTLMAGLPRILYGMAIDGALPRCFAYLHPRFKTPVVGIVAAAIVPIFHAWLINGNLDSILHLVLAATCAWGTAYLLVTASVVMLRIRRPDLPRPYRSPLFPLPQIVSSVGIVLAIWYITPPGMNARDIYVPFGAMLGLTALYALFWTLVVQRRHPFKPVPVEEVLRNEHVAS is encoded by the coding sequence ATGTCGGGATGGTCAGGAATTACCGGCGCCGCGGGCGACACGCCCGCCGGCACGCCGGCCGAGACGGGCGGCGGCACGGCGCTGAAGGCGGGCGCGGTCGGCTTTCCGACCGCGCTGGCGAGCGCCGTCGGCCTCATCATGGCGAGCCCGGTGATCCTCACCGCGACGTCGGGCTTCGGGATGGGCGGCTGGGCGTTCGCGGTCGCGATGATCATCGCGTTCGTGATGATGCAGGCGCAGGCGACCACCTTCTCCGAAGCCGCGGCGATGCTGCCGACGGCCGGCTCGGTTTACGACTACCTGTCGTGCGGGCTCGGCCGCTTCTGGGCGATCACCGGCACGATTTCCGCGTACTTTCTCGTGCACGTGTTCGCCGGCACGGCGGAGACGATCCTGAGCGGTATCATGGCGCTCGTCAATTTCGAATCGCTGAACGCGGCGTTCGAGAAGCACAACAGCTCCTGGCTCGTCGGCGTCGCCCTCGTGGTCACGTTCGCGATCACCAACATCATCGGCATCAAGGTGTTCAGCAAGCTCGAGATCGTGCTGACGGCCGGCATGTGGCTGTCGCTGATGATCTTCGGCATCCTCGGGCTCGCGGCTGCGCCGGCCGTGCACCTCGACGGCTGGTTCGGCGGCTCGGAAGTCGGCACGTCGGTGCCGGCCGTGCTGTCGCTCGTCGGGATGGCGATGTTCATGTTCGTCGGCTGCGAGTTCGTCACGCCGCTCGCGCCGGAAATGAAGACGCCGGGCAAGACGATTCCGCGCGCGATGGCGCTCGGCCTCGTCGGCGTCGCGATCTGCATGTTCCTGTACGGCGCGGCGATCCGCCGCCAGGTCGCGAACGTGCCGGTGAGCCCCGACGGCCTCACGCACCTGCTCGACACGCCGGGCGCGATTCCCGCGTTCGCGCTGCAGGTGCTTGGGCCCTTCGGGCGCATCTGGTTCGGCATCGCGTTCCTGTGCGCGGGCGCCGCGACGATCAACACGCTGATGGCCGGGCTGCCGCGCATCCTGTACGGGATGGCGATCGACGGCGCGCTGCCGCGCTGCTTCGCGTACCTGCATCCGCGCTTCAAGACGCCGGTGGTCGGGATCGTCGCGGCGGCGATCGTGCCGATCTTCCACGCGTGGCTGATCAACGGCAATCTCGACAGCATCCTGCACCTCGTGCTCGCCGCGACCTGCGCGTGGGGCACCGCGTACCTGCTCGTCACCGCATCGGTCGTGATGCTGCGCATCCGTCGCCCGGATTTGCCGCGCCCGTACCGTTCGCCGCTGTTCCCGCTGCCGCAGATCGTGTCGAGCGTCGGCATCGTGCTCGCGATCTGGTACATCACGCCGCCCGGCATGAACGCGCGCGACATCTACGTGCCGTTCGGCGCGATGCTCGGGCTCACCGCGCTGTACGCGCTGTTCTGGACGCTCGTCGTGCAGCGCCGGCATCCGTTCAAGCCGGTGCCGGTCGAGGAAGTGCTGCGCAACGAGCACGTCGCGTCGTGA
- a CDS encoding aspartate aminotransferase family protein produces MSYNEAKFWHPMVHPNEMKQRKPIRIVRGDGCYVFDEEGRKLVDGVAGLWNVNVGHNRQEVKDAIVRQLDELEYFQLFDGISHPRAEELSKKVIDMLEPEGMRRVLYSSGGSDSIETALKIARQYWKVRGQADRTKFISLKQGYHGTHFGGASVNGNTVFRRNYEPNLPGCFHVETPWLYRNPFTQDPEELGRICAEMLEREIQFQSPDTVAAFIAEPIQGAGGVIVPPANYWPLVREVCDRYGVLLIADEVVTGFGRSGSMFGSRGWGVRPDIMCLAKGISSGYVPLGATVVNARIEDAFAANADFGGAIMHGYTYAGHPVACAAAIASLDIVVKEDLPANAAKQGAYLLEALQPFAERFASVGEVRGKGLMLALDLVANKETREPIDPLSGYANAVAEVARENGVLVRPVGTKIILSPPLVIQREQLDRIVDALAAGFEAVPFA; encoded by the coding sequence ATGAGCTACAACGAAGCGAAATTCTGGCACCCGATGGTGCACCCGAACGAAATGAAGCAGCGCAAGCCGATCCGCATCGTTCGCGGCGACGGCTGCTACGTGTTCGACGAAGAGGGCAGGAAGCTCGTCGACGGCGTCGCGGGCCTGTGGAACGTGAATGTCGGCCACAACCGCCAGGAAGTGAAGGATGCGATCGTGCGCCAGCTCGACGAGCTCGAATACTTCCAGCTGTTCGACGGGATCTCGCATCCGCGCGCGGAAGAGCTGTCGAAGAAGGTGATCGACATGCTCGAACCGGAAGGAATGCGCCGCGTGCTGTACAGCTCGGGCGGCTCCGATTCGATCGAGACCGCGCTGAAGATCGCGCGCCAGTACTGGAAGGTGCGCGGCCAGGCCGATCGCACCAAGTTCATCTCGCTGAAGCAGGGGTATCACGGTACGCATTTCGGCGGCGCGTCGGTGAACGGCAACACGGTGTTCCGCCGCAACTACGAGCCGAACCTGCCGGGCTGCTTCCACGTCGAGACGCCGTGGCTGTACCGCAACCCGTTCACGCAGGACCCGGAGGAACTCGGCCGGATTTGCGCGGAAATGCTCGAGCGCGAGATCCAGTTCCAGAGCCCCGACACGGTCGCCGCGTTCATCGCGGAGCCGATCCAGGGCGCGGGCGGCGTGATCGTGCCGCCGGCCAACTACTGGCCGCTCGTGCGCGAGGTGTGCGACCGCTACGGCGTGCTGCTGATCGCCGACGAAGTCGTGACGGGTTTCGGCCGCAGCGGCAGCATGTTCGGCAGCCGCGGCTGGGGCGTGCGCCCCGACATCATGTGTCTCGCGAAGGGGATCTCGTCGGGCTACGTGCCGCTCGGCGCGACGGTCGTGAACGCGCGGATCGAGGACGCGTTCGCCGCGAATGCGGATTTCGGCGGCGCGATCATGCACGGCTACACGTATGCGGGCCACCCGGTCGCGTGCGCGGCCGCGATCGCGAGCCTCGACATCGTCGTGAAGGAAGACCTGCCGGCGAACGCGGCGAAGCAGGGCGCGTATCTGCTCGAAGCGCTGCAGCCGTTCGCGGAACGCTTCGCGTCGGTGGGCGAGGTGCGCGGCAAGGGGCTGATGCTCGCGCTCGACCTCGTCGCGAACAAGGAGACGCGCGAGCCGATCGACCCGCTGTCGGGTTACGCGAACGCGGTCGCGGAAGTTGCGCGCGAGAACGGCGTGCTGGTGCGGCCGGTCGGCACGAAGATCATCCTGTCGCCGCCGCTCGTGATTCAGCGCGAACAGCTCGACCGGATCGTCGACGCGCTGGCGGCGGGCTTCGAGGCCGTACCGTTCGCCTGA
- a CDS encoding porin: MKIGRRLAAAAATLGCMHAHAQTSGSVTLYGTVDTGIIYSTNQQFTRADGSTGGGHAWQMGGGNLVPSRFGFQGAEPLGGGLNAVFTLEQQFLSANGQALQGGTAFSRQAWVGLRHDTIGTLGLGRQYDSYTDMLGAYVSSNNWATPYGSHLGDVDNLNAAFNFNNAVKFTSADFNGLTFGGTFSFGGQAGDFSAKRGYAVAATYTRAPVAFSVGYLDLHQPLDAALGGASGYIGDFSCSNPGAMYCLLQDAGSMRAFGAGGSVTLGAATVALTYTHTRLGDSRYFSTAAQPRTQAFTFDIGELNVTYMFTPALQGGVAYIFNAAHTDGRGTTRFHQVNVGTNYSLSKRTALYAVAIGQIASGTGLGTDANGNAVNYAQIPVLANSNSSRQLAVMAGIRVNF; the protein is encoded by the coding sequence ATGAAGATCGGACGACGACTGGCCGCGGCGGCGGCTACGCTGGGTTGCATGCACGCACACGCGCAGACATCGGGCAGCGTGACGCTGTACGGCACCGTGGACACCGGCATCATCTACTCGACGAACCAGCAGTTCACGCGCGCCGACGGCAGCACGGGCGGCGGACATGCATGGCAGATGGGCGGCGGCAACCTCGTGCCGTCGCGCTTCGGGTTCCAGGGAGCCGAGCCGCTCGGCGGCGGGCTCAACGCGGTGTTCACGCTGGAACAGCAGTTCCTGTCCGCGAACGGGCAGGCGCTGCAGGGCGGCACGGCATTCAGCCGGCAGGCGTGGGTCGGGCTGCGCCACGATACGATCGGCACGCTCGGCCTCGGCCGGCAATACGACTCGTACACGGACATGCTTGGCGCGTATGTATCGAGCAACAACTGGGCCACGCCGTACGGCTCGCATCTCGGCGACGTCGACAACCTGAACGCCGCGTTCAACTTCAACAACGCGGTGAAGTTCACGAGCGCCGATTTCAACGGCCTCACGTTCGGCGGCACGTTCAGTTTCGGCGGGCAGGCCGGCGATTTTTCCGCGAAGCGCGGTTATGCGGTGGCCGCGACGTACACGCGCGCGCCGGTCGCGTTTTCGGTCGGCTACCTCGACCTGCACCAGCCGCTCGACGCGGCGCTCGGCGGCGCAAGCGGCTATATCGGCGATTTCTCGTGCAGCAACCCGGGCGCGATGTACTGCCTGCTGCAGGACGCCGGCTCGATGCGCGCGTTCGGCGCGGGCGGCTCGGTGACGCTCGGCGCGGCGACGGTCGCGCTCACCTATACGCATACGCGCCTCGGCGACAGCCGTTATTTCTCGACCGCCGCGCAGCCGCGCACGCAGGCGTTCACGTTCGACATCGGCGAGCTGAACGTCACGTACATGTTCACGCCCGCGCTGCAGGGCGGCGTCGCGTACATCTTCAACGCCGCGCATACCGACGGACGCGGCACGACGCGCTTCCACCAGGTGAACGTCGGCACGAACTACAGCCTGTCGAAGCGCACTGCGCTGTATGCGGTCGCGATCGGCCAGATCGCGAGCGGGACGGGGCTCGGCACCGACGCGAACGGCAACGCCGTGAACTATGCGCAGATTCCGGTGCTCGCAAACAGCAATTCGAGCCGGCAACTGGCGGTGATGGCCGGGATTCGCGTGAACTTCTGA
- a CDS encoding ABC transporter substrate-binding protein, producing the protein MTLLSRLRALSAALALSFAATHAVAADLVIAGRDDIYGKGLADAVAGFNKLHPGTEIELLKLPNANLYQKLKLSMRESTGAYDLVMMDDTWAPEFIGNGWLKPLPASLADADLVPSAVALGRNAAGALYALPIVGNVEMFAYRKDLLAKYKLQPPRNWDDVLKIAQTIGGADKSVSGVVFRGTKGNPVVTGFLPILWAYGGDVFDHAGNVTIDSREAQAALKTFLALKASAPKDVDVYGAAEVRDALQRGTAAQSIEVWPAWVPALDDPKQSRVVGQIALQPPPGQTAGPAPMLGIWQMGIPKDAPHAKLAQDFLAYLTSRDTQTRLAGIGIPPTRRSVFADPALVRQYRWYPDQLKALEAGRARPRVKDWQQVESILGDQLQLALTGQAAPDAALRQAQQKIAQATAAAGK; encoded by the coding sequence ATGACCCTGCTGAGCCGCCTGCGCGCGCTGTCCGCCGCCCTTGCGTTGTCCTTTGCCGCCACGCACGCCGTGGCCGCGGATCTCGTCATCGCGGGCCGCGACGACATCTACGGCAAGGGGCTGGCCGACGCCGTCGCCGGCTTCAACAAGCTGCACCCGGGCACCGAGATCGAGCTGCTCAAGCTGCCGAACGCGAACCTGTACCAGAAGCTCAAGCTGTCGATGCGCGAAAGCACCGGCGCGTACGACCTCGTGATGATGGACGACACGTGGGCGCCCGAATTCATCGGCAACGGCTGGCTGAAGCCGCTGCCCGCGTCGCTCGCGGACGCCGATCTCGTGCCGTCCGCCGTCGCGCTCGGCCGCAACGCGGCCGGTGCGCTGTATGCGCTGCCGATCGTCGGCAACGTCGAGATGTTCGCGTACCGCAAGGATCTGCTCGCGAAATACAAGCTGCAGCCCCCGCGCAACTGGGACGACGTGCTGAAGATCGCGCAGACCATCGGCGGCGCGGACAAGAGCGTGTCGGGCGTCGTGTTCCGCGGCACGAAGGGCAACCCGGTCGTGACGGGCTTCCTGCCGATCCTGTGGGCTTACGGCGGCGACGTGTTCGACCATGCCGGCAACGTGACGATCGATTCGCGCGAGGCGCAGGCCGCGCTGAAGACGTTCCTCGCGCTGAAGGCGTCCGCGCCGAAGGACGTCGACGTGTACGGCGCGGCGGAAGTGCGCGATGCGCTGCAGCGCGGCACGGCCGCGCAGTCGATCGAGGTATGGCCTGCGTGGGTGCCGGCGCTCGACGATCCGAAGCAGTCGCGCGTGGTCGGGCAGATCGCGTTGCAGCCGCCGCCCGGGCAGACCGCCGGCCCGGCACCGATGCTCGGCATCTGGCAGATGGGCATTCCGAAGGATGCGCCGCACGCGAAGCTCGCGCAGGATTTCCTCGCGTACCTGACCTCCCGCGACACGCAGACGCGCCTCGCCGGAATCGGCATTCCGCCGACCCGCCGCAGCGTGTTCGCCGATCCGGCGCTGGTGCGCCAGTACCGCTGGTATCCCGATCAGCTGAAGGCGCTCGAGGCCGGCCGTGCGCGGCCGCGCGTGAAGGACTGGCAGCAGGTCGAGAGCATTCTCGGCGACCAGCTGCAGCTCGCGCTGACCGGGCAGGCCGCGCCGGACGCCGCGCTGCGTCAGGCGCAGCAGAAGATCGCGCAGGCGACGGCCGCGGCCGGCAAGTGA
- a CDS encoding carbohydrate ABC transporter permease: protein MIAQPAGITRARAGAAFGRAMPWALRIAALALLLLPCLWMAGAAFMPTLERLDHPLRIWPAAPTFDHFASVWSNGIGAPLVNSLLVGFGTTLLALALAFPAAYALVRLRFPARLDLLFLVLVLALKLMPPITIAVPLFALAKRLHLLDSTFGLMLAYQIYALPMAIWMLLAFVRDVPIEYEEAACIDGAGLARRLVQIVLPLCAPGLIATAIFVFIAAWNEFLLALLFVSTPSRFTLPLAIAGYVTENGIDWGDLMSAGLLASLPTLAVAGYVQRYLLRGFAGGLK, encoded by the coding sequence ATGATCGCGCAACCCGCGGGCATCACGCGCGCACGAGCAGGCGCCGCATTCGGTCGCGCGATGCCGTGGGCGCTGCGCATCGCCGCGCTCGCGCTGTTGCTGCTGCCGTGCCTGTGGATGGCCGGTGCGGCGTTCATGCCGACGCTCGAACGCCTCGATCATCCGTTGCGGATCTGGCCGGCCGCGCCGACCTTCGATCATTTCGCGTCGGTGTGGTCCAACGGCATCGGCGCGCCGCTCGTCAATTCGCTGCTGGTCGGATTCGGCACGACGCTGCTGGCGCTGGCGCTCGCGTTTCCGGCCGCGTACGCACTCGTGCGGCTGCGGTTTCCGGCGCGGCTCGACCTGCTGTTCCTGGTGCTCGTGCTGGCGTTGAAGCTGATGCCGCCGATCACGATCGCGGTGCCGCTGTTCGCGCTCGCGAAGCGGCTGCACCTGCTCGACTCGACGTTTGGCCTGATGCTCGCGTATCAGATCTATGCGCTGCCGATGGCGATCTGGATGCTGCTCGCGTTCGTGCGCGACGTGCCCATCGAATATGAAGAAGCGGCCTGCATCGACGGTGCGGGGCTGGCGCGGCGGCTGGTGCAGATCGTGCTGCCGCTGTGCGCGCCCGGGCTGATCGCAACCGCGATCTTCGTGTTCATCGCCGCGTGGAACGAGTTCCTGCTCGCGCTGCTGTTCGTGTCGACGCCGAGCCGCTTCACGCTGCCGCTCGCGATTGCCGGATACGTGACGGAGAACGGCATCGACTGGGGCGACCTGATGAGCGCGGGGTTGCTCGCGTCGCTGCCCACGCTGGCCGTGGCCGGTTATGTGCAGCGTTACCTGCTGCGCGGGTTCGCGGGCGGGTTGAAGTGA
- a CDS encoding carbohydrate ABC transporter permease codes for MKSFGRSLPFVALLGPALLVLAALALYPVAQVLIDSFCQVDYAAGRRAFAGLANYRAVLGDDAFTAGFGNTLRFTIVASLAEVALGFGLALLFVRAFPGRRIALPLAILPMMLSTLVCSAIWRNWLNFDGFLNALLAGFGIEGVRWLSDPHLALWSLALVDVWQWTPMAFLIVLAGLQSIPQELYEAARTDGASEWQCLRDITLPLAAPQIGLALLLRSIDTFKLFDKVYALTGGGPGNATQTLSTYIYDTGFRFFNVGPASAASVLMLAASALLVSGYVWQTVRKRRA; via the coding sequence ATGAAATCATTCGGCCGCAGCCTGCCGTTCGTCGCGCTGCTCGGTCCCGCGTTGCTGGTGCTCGCCGCGCTCGCGCTGTATCCGGTCGCGCAGGTGCTGATCGATTCGTTCTGCCAGGTCGATTACGCGGCCGGACGGCGCGCGTTCGCGGGGCTCGCGAACTATCGCGCGGTGCTCGGCGACGACGCGTTCACGGCCGGCTTCGGCAACACGCTGCGCTTCACGATCGTGGCGTCGCTCGCCGAAGTCGCGCTCGGCTTCGGCCTCGCGCTGCTGTTCGTGCGCGCGTTTCCGGGGCGGCGCATCGCGCTGCCGCTCGCGATCCTGCCGATGATGCTGTCCACGCTCGTGTGCTCGGCGATCTGGCGCAACTGGCTCAACTTCGACGGCTTCCTGAACGCGCTGCTCGCGGGGTTCGGCATCGAAGGCGTGCGCTGGCTGTCCGATCCGCATCTCGCGCTGTGGTCGCTCGCGCTCGTCGACGTGTGGCAGTGGACGCCGATGGCGTTCCTGATCGTGCTCGCGGGGCTGCAGTCGATTCCGCAGGAGCTGTACGAAGCCGCGCGCACCGACGGCGCGAGCGAGTGGCAGTGCCTGCGCGACATCACGCTGCCGCTCGCGGCGCCGCAGATCGGCCTCGCGCTGCTGCTGCGCTCGATCGACACGTTCAAGCTGTTCGACAAGGTCTATGCGCTGACGGGCGGCGGCCCCGGCAACGCGACGCAGACACTGTCGACCTATATCTACGACACGGGCTTCCGCTTCTTCAACGTCGGGCCGGCGAGTGCCGCGTCGGTGTTGATGCTCGCGGCGTCCGCGCTGCTGGTTTCGGGGTACGTATGGCAGACGGTTCGCAAGCGGCGCGCATGA